One stretch of Priestia megaterium DNA includes these proteins:
- a CDS encoding manganese efflux pump MntP: protein MNVSQLISEMITLVIMAFALGMDAFSVGLGMGLIRLRFRQIFYIGVVIGVFHIWMPLLGMFIGRLLSDKLGMFATYGGGILLLILGTQMIYSSFKHDDTPFIKPVGFGLLFFALSVSLDSFSVGLSLGIFGARTFLTIIVFGVVSMLLTWLGLLLGRRVQGWLGSYSEALGGSILLAFGIKLLLPF, encoded by the coding sequence ATGAATGTATCTCAGTTAATTAGTGAAATGATCACGTTAGTCATTATGGCGTTTGCCTTAGGAATGGATGCTTTCTCAGTTGGTTTGGGAATGGGATTAATTCGTTTACGCTTTCGCCAAATTTTCTACATTGGTGTTGTTATCGGTGTATTTCATATTTGGATGCCGCTGTTAGGCATGTTTATTGGACGACTTTTGTCTGATAAACTTGGAATGTTTGCTACCTATGGCGGTGGAATTTTATTGCTGATTCTTGGGACGCAGATGATTTATTCCTCCTTTAAGCATGACGATACGCCGTTTATCAAACCAGTTGGCTTTGGACTGTTATTTTTTGCGCTCAGCGTGAGTCTAGATAGTTTTTCTGTTGGACTTAGCTTAGGTATTTTTGGGGCAAGAACGTTTTTGACCATTATTGTTTTTGGCGTAGTGAGTATGCTATTAACTTGGTTAGGACTGCTGCTAGGCAGAAGAGTACAAGGTTGGCTTGGTTCATATAGTGAGGCACTGGGCGGGAGCATTTTATTAGCTTTCGGAATCAAATTGTTACTACCTTTTTAA
- a CDS encoding L-threonylcarbamoyladenylate synthase yields the protein METKLWVVDNFTNEKDIYPQIEEAADLLRNHEVVAFPTETVYGLGGDATSDKAVDKIFAAKGRPSDNPLIVHIGDKEQLHTFVESIPSKAKKVIDAFWPGPLTVILPKKDRVSDKVTAGLNSIAVRMPSHPVALALLKKVALPIAAPSANLSGKPSPTLAHHVMNDLEGRISGVVDGGATGVGVESTVLDCTEEIPIILRPGGITQKELENVIGPVKVDRALISDKEAPKSPGMKYTHYAPDAPLVIVDGSSDFFQSIIDRYKDQGKRVGVLTTSEHEDAYKADAVITCGSRSNLETVASHLYESLRSFNECDVDIIVSESFSEEGVGHAVMNRLMKAAGHHVIKQ from the coding sequence ATGGAAACTAAGTTATGGGTTGTGGATAATTTTACGAACGAAAAAGATATTTATCCACAGATAGAAGAAGCAGCAGATTTGCTGCGCAATCACGAAGTGGTTGCTTTTCCTACAGAGACGGTGTATGGATTAGGAGGAGATGCAACATCGGATAAAGCTGTGGATAAAATTTTTGCAGCGAAAGGACGTCCTAGTGATAACCCTCTTATTGTTCATATTGGAGATAAAGAGCAGCTTCATACATTTGTAGAGTCGATTCCTTCAAAAGCAAAGAAGGTGATCGATGCTTTTTGGCCGGGTCCTCTTACAGTAATATTACCCAAAAAAGATCGAGTTTCAGATAAGGTTACGGCTGGTTTAAACAGCATTGCAGTGAGAATGCCATCACATCCGGTAGCCCTCGCATTATTAAAAAAAGTGGCTTTGCCTATCGCAGCTCCTAGTGCAAACCTTTCCGGCAAGCCAAGTCCCACTCTAGCTCATCATGTGATGAATGATTTAGAAGGGCGTATTAGCGGAGTTGTAGATGGAGGAGCAACAGGGGTAGGAGTAGAGTCGACTGTCCTTGATTGTACGGAAGAGATTCCTATCATTTTACGGCCGGGCGGCATTACTCAGAAAGAGTTGGAAAATGTCATTGGTCCCGTAAAAGTAGATCGAGCGTTAATAAGTGATAAAGAAGCGCCAAAATCTCCAGGTATGAAATATACGCATTACGCACCTGATGCACCGCTTGTCATTGTTGACGGCAGTTCAGATTTTTTCCAATCTATTATTGATCGCTATAAAGATCAGGGTAAGCGAGTGGGGGTATTAACGACGTCTGAACATGAAGATGCGTATAAAGCGGATGCGGTTATCACATGTGGATCTCGTTCAAATTTAGAGACGGTTGCTAGCCACTTATACGAGTCGCTTCGTTCATTTAATGAGTGCGATGTAGATATTATCGTTAGTGAAAGTTTTTCTGAAGAAGGAGTCGGTCATGCCGTTATGAATCGATTAATGAAAGCTGCAGGACATCATGTGATTAAGCAATAA
- a CDS encoding GNAT family N-acetyltransferase: MREQLKIASESDYIRIQQFLQKAGISTAGVEEHIHQFVIMENEEGELLATVGFEKEGVDGILRSLVVSPSLIQSDILLLFKSIVQLAQKHGVKQLYLLTNKASSLHFFQMMNFQQTSYSALPELLKEHSYLKKLPNPQDVYVMFYAAS, from the coding sequence ATGAGAGAACAATTAAAAATTGCCAGTGAAAGTGATTATATTCGAATTCAACAGTTTTTACAAAAAGCGGGCATCAGCACAGCAGGTGTGGAAGAGCATATTCATCAATTTGTCATAATGGAAAATGAAGAAGGCGAGCTGCTAGCAACAGTTGGGTTTGAAAAAGAAGGTGTGGATGGAATTCTCCGCTCCCTTGTCGTGTCACCTTCTTTAATACAATCTGATATTCTGCTGCTATTTAAAAGCATCGTCCAGCTGGCTCAAAAGCATGGCGTGAAGCAACTATATTTACTAACAAATAAGGCATCTTCTCTACATTTTTTTCAAATGATGAATTTTCAGCAAACATCTTACAGTGCACTGCCTGAGTTGTTAAAAGAACATTCTTATTTAAAAAAGTTACCAAATCCTCAGGATGTCTACGTGATGTTTTATGCAGCTAGTTAA
- the spoIIR gene encoding stage II sporulation protein R codes for MKKYAIIYFILLIIGANAQLIYTHNQVQADQPAVIPDEAIRLRILANSDGEKDQYVKRLIRDRVNEQITEWVKDLTSVTVARKTIKENLPALETIAKEVLKEEGVNESVHVKFGKVEFPTKLYGQFLYPAGEYEAVLITLGKGEGANWWCVLFPPLCFLDFSNGEAVKAPEPSEEEPKEEKEKPGASESKSADKTDDKSAESKEPAVKTEIQSATITSDSIEQKAEEPSQPTVSSKEAIAKDTSGTVKEETSAKAEKKEIKEAEKSVSSKKKADSKSKEDSVEVKFFVVEWVSSVFN; via the coding sequence ATGAAGAAATATGCTATCATTTATTTTATTTTATTAATTATTGGAGCAAATGCTCAACTTATATATACACATAACCAAGTGCAGGCAGATCAGCCTGCAGTCATTCCAGACGAGGCAATTCGACTGCGCATTTTAGCGAACAGCGACGGTGAAAAAGATCAGTACGTAAAACGTCTGATTCGTGACCGCGTGAACGAACAAATTACAGAATGGGTAAAAGATTTAACATCTGTAACTGTAGCTCGAAAAACAATTAAAGAAAATTTGCCGGCGCTTGAAACAATTGCGAAAGAAGTGCTAAAAGAAGAAGGCGTAAATGAATCTGTTCATGTTAAATTCGGAAAAGTAGAGTTTCCTACTAAGTTGTACGGTCAGTTTTTATATCCAGCAGGTGAGTATGAAGCCGTGCTTATTACTCTTGGCAAAGGAGAGGGAGCAAACTGGTGGTGTGTACTATTTCCTCCTTTATGCTTCTTAGATTTCTCAAACGGTGAAGCGGTAAAAGCGCCAGAGCCATCTGAAGAAGAGCCAAAGGAAGAAAAAGAGAAACCAGGAGCTTCTGAATCAAAATCTGCAGACAAAACAGATGACAAATCGGCTGAAAGTAAAGAACCCGCAGTGAAAACAGAAATCCAATCTGCAACTATTACATCGGATTCTATTGAGCAGAAAGCTGAGGAACCTTCTCAACCAACAGTATCTTCCAAAGAAGCAATTGCAAAAGATACAAGCGGCACAGTAAAGGAAGAAACAAGTGCTAAGGCTGAAAAAAAGGAAATTAAAGAAGCTGAAAAGTCTGTTTCATCTAAGAAAAAAGCTGATTCTAAATCAAAAGAAGATTCTGTAGAAGTTAAGTTTTTTGTAGTAGAATGGGTATCGTCAGTATTTAATTAA
- the prmC gene encoding peptide chain release factor N(5)-glutamine methyltransferase, translated as MKVFEALKWASSFLKEAKRDENAGELLLRHHLQMTRTHLLGALQEELEEEILKRFEQDVHAHKAGMPVQYLIGTEEFYGRSFIVNEHVLIPRPETEELVYGMISRIKKEFQHQPIELVDIGTGSGAIAITLALELDRVEVTATDIAIESLSVAKENAQNLDAAVTFIQGDLLQPFLSSNQKFDVIVSNPPYIPADDELSTVVKDHEPNRALFGGKDGLDFYRRFMEELPYVTKSNSIIGFEVGAGQTKDVAEMLQKTFPTAFVECVYDINGKDRMVFAQLREN; from the coding sequence ATGAAAGTATTTGAAGCCCTTAAGTGGGCTTCTTCTTTTTTGAAAGAGGCAAAGCGAGATGAAAACGCGGGAGAACTCTTGCTTCGCCACCACTTACAGATGACGAGAACTCATTTGCTAGGAGCTCTGCAGGAAGAACTAGAAGAAGAAATTCTAAAAAGATTTGAACAAGATGTCCATGCTCATAAAGCAGGTATGCCTGTACAATATCTAATCGGGACAGAAGAATTTTACGGGCGTTCATTTATTGTAAACGAACATGTATTAATTCCAAGACCCGAAACAGAAGAGCTGGTATACGGAATGATTTCTCGAATAAAAAAAGAATTTCAACACCAGCCTATTGAGCTTGTAGATATTGGAACGGGAAGTGGGGCGATTGCTATCACTTTAGCTTTGGAGCTTGACAGAGTGGAAGTTACAGCAACCGATATAGCTATAGAATCTTTAAGCGTAGCCAAAGAAAATGCTCAAAACCTGGACGCTGCTGTCACGTTTATACAGGGAGATCTATTACAACCATTTCTATCATCGAATCAGAAATTTGATGTAATTGTGTCTAATCCGCCTTATATTCCAGCAGATGATGAGTTGTCCACAGTGGTAAAAGATCATGAGCCAAACCGAGCTCTTTTTGGTGGAAAAGATGGCCTGGATTTTTATCGACGTTTCATGGAAGAGTTGCCATATGTGACGAAGTCAAATAGTATTATTGGATTTGAAGTCGGGGCCGGACAGACAAAAGATGTAGCTGAGATGCTGCAAAAAACGTTTCCGACAGCTTTTGTAGAATGTGTATATGATATTAATGGAAAAGATCGAATGGTTTTTGCACAACTTCGCGAGAACTAA
- the prfA gene encoding peptide chain release factor 1, whose protein sequence is MFDRLEAVEARYEKLNELLSDPEIVNNPSKLREYSKEQSDIQQTVAAYQEYKDVKEQLSEAKTMLEDKLDADMRDMVKEEIAELETQQEELVEKLRILLIPKDPNDDKNVIMEVRGAAGGDEAALFAANLYRMYSRFAESQGWKTEVMEATTTGVGGYKEIIFMINGKGAYSKMKFENGAHRVQRVPETESGGRIHTSTATVACLPEAEEVEVDIHEKDIRVDTFASSGPGGQSVNTTMSAVRLTHLPTNTVVSCQDEKSQIKNKEKAMKVLRARVYDKFQREAQAEYDATRKQAVGSGDRSERIRTYNFPQNRVTDHRIGLTIQKLDQILEGKLDEIIDALVMEDQARRMEDSN, encoded by the coding sequence GTGTTTGATCGTTTAGAAGCGGTAGAGGCGCGCTATGAGAAGTTAAACGAACTTCTGAGTGACCCTGAGATCGTAAACAACCCCTCTAAGTTGAGAGAATATTCGAAGGAACAATCAGATATACAACAAACGGTAGCCGCTTATCAGGAATACAAAGATGTAAAAGAGCAGTTATCAGAAGCGAAAACGATGCTTGAAGATAAGCTTGATGCAGATATGCGTGACATGGTAAAAGAAGAAATTGCCGAGTTAGAAACGCAGCAAGAAGAGCTAGTTGAAAAGCTACGTATTTTATTAATTCCAAAAGATCCAAACGATGATAAAAACGTAATCATGGAGGTTCGTGGAGCGGCTGGTGGAGATGAAGCAGCATTATTCGCAGCTAATTTGTACCGCATGTATTCGCGCTTTGCTGAATCACAAGGCTGGAAAACAGAAGTAATGGAAGCAACGACTACTGGAGTAGGCGGTTATAAAGAAATTATCTTTATGATTAACGGTAAAGGTGCGTACTCAAAGATGAAATTTGAAAACGGTGCACACCGTGTTCAACGAGTTCCTGAAACAGAATCAGGAGGTCGTATTCATACATCTACAGCAACGGTAGCATGTCTTCCTGAAGCGGAAGAAGTTGAAGTGGACATTCATGAAAAAGACATCCGTGTAGATACATTTGCTTCAAGTGGACCTGGAGGCCAAAGTGTTAATACGACGATGTCAGCCGTTCGTTTAACACATTTACCAACAAATACAGTGGTATCCTGTCAAGATGAAAAGTCTCAGATTAAAAATAAAGAAAAAGCAATGAAAGTATTGCGTGCTCGCGTGTACGATAAGTTTCAGCGAGAAGCACAAGCAGAGTACGATGCAACGCGCAAACAAGCAGTTGGATCAGGAGATCGCTCTGAGCGTATCCGTACGTATAACTTCCCGCAAAATCGCGTAACGGACCACCGTATTGGTCTAACGATTCAAAAGCTAGATCAAATCTTAGAAGGCAAGCTTGATGAAATCATCGATGCATTAGTAATGGAAGACCAAGCGCGCCGAATGGAAGATTCGAACTAA
- a CDS encoding thymidine kinase yields MKQSGWIEVICGSMFSGKSEELIRRVRRTQFAKQKAQVFKPAIDNRYSEEAVVSHNGTSVMAYSISASRDILKRVNEETDVVAIDEVQFFDTDILEIVQSLADQGFRVIVAGLDQDFKGEPFGQMPQLMAIAESVTKLQAVCASCGSPASRTQRLINGEPASYDDPIILVGASESYEPRCRHCHVVQKSKGQAVSVDSSEMVEK; encoded by the coding sequence ATGAAACAAAGTGGTTGGATAGAAGTAATTTGTGGCAGTATGTTTTCAGGGAAATCAGAAGAGTTGATTCGACGTGTGCGCCGTACGCAGTTTGCTAAACAAAAGGCACAAGTGTTCAAGCCTGCAATTGATAATCGATATAGCGAAGAAGCTGTCGTTTCGCATAATGGTACATCTGTTATGGCTTATTCAATCTCGGCATCGCGCGATATTTTAAAGCGAGTAAATGAAGAGACAGACGTAGTAGCGATAGACGAAGTACAGTTTTTTGACACAGATATTTTAGAAATTGTTCAATCTTTAGCAGATCAAGGCTTTCGTGTGATTGTAGCAGGGTTAGACCAAGACTTCAAAGGTGAACCTTTTGGACAAATGCCGCAGTTAATGGCTATTGCAGAATCGGTAACAAAGCTACAGGCCGTGTGCGCTTCATGTGGCTCTCCTGCGAGCCGTACGCAGCGTTTGATTAACGGTGAGCCTGCTTCTTATGACGACCCTATTATTTTAGTCGGTGCGTCTGAATCGTACGAACCAAGATGTCGTCATTGCCACGTTGTGCAAAAGTCTAAAGGACAAGCTGTGTCTGTGGACTCAAGCGAAATGGTCGAAAAATAA
- the rpmE gene encoding 50S ribosomal protein L31 produces the protein MKTGIHPNYKTVMVKCTCGNEFESGSVKEEIRVETCSECHPFYTGRQKFAEAGGRVDRFNKKYGLK, from the coding sequence ATGAAAACAGGAATTCATCCAAACTATAAAACAGTTATGGTTAAATGTACTTGCGGAAACGAATTTGAAAGTGGTTCTGTAAAAGAAGAGATCCGCGTTGAGACTTGTTCTGAATGTCACCCATTCTACACTGGTCGTCAAAAATTCGCTGAAGCTGGTGGCCGTGTTGATCGCTTCAACAAAAAATACGGTCTTAAATAA
- the rho gene encoding transcription termination factor Rho: MNLTLSSLENMKLKELYEHAREYKVSYYSKLTKKELVFAILKAQAEQDGLLFMEGVLEIIQSEGFGFLRPINYSPSSEDIYISASQIRRFDLRNGDKVSGKVRPPKENERYYGLLHVEAVNGEDPETSKDRVHFPALTPIYPNEQMLLETQPRSFSTRIIDLISPIGFGQRGLIVAPPKAGKTMLLKEIANSITTNHPDAELIVLLIDERPEEVTDIERSVDGDVVSSTFDEVPENHIKVAELVLERAMRLVEHKKDVVILMDSITRLARAYNLVIPPSGRTLSGGIDPAAFHRPKRFFGAARNIEDGGSLTILATALIDTGSRMDDVIYEEFKGTGNMELHLDRSLAEKRIFPAIDIRRSGTRKEELLIPKEHLDHLWAIRKSMADAPDFAEKFLKRLRQTKTNEEFFSMLTEEKKTLLANKR; the protein is encoded by the coding sequence ATGAACTTAACATTATCCAGTTTAGAAAATATGAAATTAAAAGAGCTATATGAACATGCTCGTGAGTATAAAGTTTCGTACTATAGTAAATTAACGAAAAAAGAACTTGTCTTTGCTATTTTAAAGGCTCAAGCTGAACAAGATGGGCTTTTATTTATGGAAGGCGTTCTTGAAATTATTCAGTCAGAAGGATTCGGTTTCTTACGACCAATTAACTATTCACCGAGTTCAGAAGATATTTATATCTCAGCTTCACAAATTCGTCGCTTCGATCTGCGTAATGGAGACAAGGTATCGGGGAAAGTTCGTCCTCCAAAAGAAAATGAGCGCTACTACGGATTATTACATGTAGAAGCAGTAAACGGAGAAGATCCAGAAACGTCAAAAGATCGCGTGCATTTTCCAGCGCTAACGCCGATTTATCCAAATGAGCAAATGCTGCTGGAAACTCAGCCAAGAAGTTTCTCTACGCGTATTATTGACTTGATTTCACCGATTGGGTTTGGGCAAAGGGGACTAATTGTCGCGCCGCCAAAAGCAGGTAAAACGATGCTGTTAAAAGAAATTGCCAATAGCATTACAACGAATCATCCTGATGCAGAATTGATTGTCCTTCTTATTGATGAGCGTCCTGAGGAAGTGACGGACATTGAGCGTTCGGTTGACGGTGATGTTGTAAGTTCTACATTTGACGAAGTGCCAGAAAACCACATTAAAGTAGCGGAACTTGTCCTTGAACGTGCGATGAGATTAGTCGAACACAAAAAAGATGTTGTCATTTTGATGGATAGCATCACAAGACTTGCTCGTGCTTATAACTTAGTTATTCCACCGAGCGGTCGTACACTATCAGGGGGTATTGACCCGGCTGCTTTTCACCGTCCAAAACGATTCTTTGGAGCTGCTCGTAACATTGAAGATGGAGGCAGCTTAACCATTCTAGCAACAGCCTTAATTGATACAGGCTCTCGTATGGATGATGTTATTTATGAAGAATTTAAAGGTACAGGTAACATGGAACTGCATCTAGATCGTTCACTAGCTGAAAAACGTATCTTCCCTGCGATTGACATTCGTCGCTCAGGCACACGTAAAGAAGAGCTGTTAATTCCAAAAGAGCATTTAGACCACTTATGGGCAATTCGTAAATCAATGGCAGATGCTCCTGATTTTGCAGAAAAATTCTTAAAACGTTTACGTCAAACAAAGACAAATGAAGAGTTCTTTTCGATGTTAACGGAAGAGAAAAAAACACTTCTAGCAAATAAACGATAA
- a CDS encoding UDP-N-acetylglucosamine 1-carboxyvinyltransferase, with product MEKLKIQGGFTLSGSVRVSGAKNSAVALIPATILAESPVTIEGLPDISDVQLLGDLVEEIGGKVTIDNDELTVDPSGMVAMPLPNGKVKKLRASYYLMGAMLGRFKKAVVGLPGGCYLGPRPIDQHIKGFEALGAKVTNEQGAIYLRADELIGARIYLDVVSVGATINIMLAAVRAKGRTVIENAAKEPEIIDVATLLTSMGARIKGAGTDVIRIDGVDQLKGCRHSIIPDRIEAGTYMIMGASMGKEVIVDNVIPQHLESLTAKMREMGIHIETSSDQILVATRQLLKPVDIKTLVYPGFPTDLQQPFTTLLTRASGTSVVTDTIYGARFKHIDELRRMNASVKVEGRSAIINGPIHLQGARVKASDLRAGAALVTAGLMAKGITEVTGLEHIDRGYSHLVDKLSDLGAMIWREEMTQEEIEQFQNS from the coding sequence ATGGAAAAGTTAAAAATACAAGGTGGCTTTACCTTAAGTGGATCCGTCCGCGTCAGTGGTGCTAAAAATAGTGCCGTTGCGCTTATTCCAGCAACAATTTTAGCCGAGTCACCTGTTACAATTGAAGGTCTGCCCGATATTTCAGACGTGCAGTTATTAGGGGATTTAGTTGAAGAAATTGGTGGGAAAGTAACCATTGATAACGACGAATTAACAGTAGATCCATCCGGAATGGTTGCAATGCCTTTACCGAACGGAAAAGTAAAAAAATTACGCGCTTCTTATTATTTAATGGGGGCAATGTTGGGACGCTTTAAAAAAGCGGTAGTTGGGCTTCCAGGAGGCTGTTACCTTGGTCCTAGACCAATCGATCAGCACATTAAAGGCTTTGAAGCTCTTGGCGCTAAAGTAACAAATGAGCAAGGAGCTATTTACCTTCGAGCTGATGAACTGATTGGTGCTCGAATTTATTTAGACGTTGTTAGCGTAGGAGCAACAATCAATATTATGCTCGCTGCTGTAAGAGCAAAAGGGCGTACCGTTATTGAGAATGCTGCTAAAGAGCCTGAAATTATTGATGTAGCTACGTTACTGACAAGTATGGGTGCCCGTATTAAAGGTGCAGGTACGGATGTTATTCGAATTGATGGAGTAGATCAATTAAAAGGGTGCCGTCATTCCATCATTCCAGACCGAATTGAAGCAGGCACATATATGATCATGGGAGCGAGTATGGGGAAAGAAGTTATTGTTGACAACGTCATCCCCCAGCATTTGGAGTCATTAACGGCTAAAATGCGTGAGATGGGTATTCATATCGAAACAAGCTCAGATCAGATTCTTGTAGCGACTCGTCAACTATTGAAGCCCGTAGATATTAAGACGCTAGTATATCCAGGTTTTCCCACTGATTTACAGCAGCCATTTACGACGCTTCTAACAAGAGCGTCTGGTACAAGCGTTGTGACGGATACAATTTACGGTGCAAGGTTTAAGCATATTGACGAGCTGAGACGAATGAATGCATCTGTTAAGGTAGAAGGACGTTCTGCTATTATTAATGGTCCCATTCACTTACAAGGTGCACGTGTGAAAGCGTCGGACTTACGAGCAGGAGCAGCTCTCGTAACCGCTGGCTTAATGGCCAAAGGGATTACAGAGGTAACGGGTTTAGAGCACATTGACCGAGGTTACAGTCATTTAGTAGACAAGCTATCGGATTTAGGGGCAATGATTTGGCGTGAAGAGATGACTCAAGAGGAAATTGAGCAATTTCAAAATTCATAG
- the fsa gene encoding fructose-6-phosphate aldolase, translated as MKFFIDTANLDEIKEAHSLGLLAGVTTNPSLVAKENITFEDRLREITEFVEGSVSAEVIALDAEGMIREGKELAAIAPNITIKVPMTPDGLKAVKEFTSLGIKTNVTLIFSANQALMAARAGATYVSPFLGRLDDIGFNGLDLISDIADIFAIHDIPSEIIAASIRHPMHVTEAAKNGAHIATIPYKVLMQLFKHPLTNAGIDQFLADWEKRNV; from the coding sequence ATGAAGTTTTTTATTGATACGGCTAATTTAGACGAGATTAAGGAAGCGCATTCATTAGGTTTGTTAGCGGGGGTTACAACAAATCCTAGTTTAGTAGCTAAAGAGAACATCACGTTTGAAGATCGTCTTCGTGAAATTACAGAGTTCGTTGAAGGATCTGTAAGTGCAGAAGTGATTGCGCTTGATGCAGAAGGCATGATTCGCGAAGGAAAAGAGCTTGCTGCGATTGCGCCGAATATTACAATCAAGGTACCGATGACTCCAGATGGCTTAAAAGCAGTAAAAGAATTTACTAGTTTAGGTATTAAGACAAACGTAACGCTTATTTTCTCAGCTAACCAAGCGTTAATGGCAGCAAGAGCAGGTGCTACTTACGTATCGCCTTTCTTGGGAAGGTTAGACGATATTGGTTTTAATGGCCTCGATTTAATCTCAGATATCGCAGATATTTTTGCGATTCATGACATTCCATCAGAAATTATTGCAGCATCTATTCGTCATCCGATGCACGTAACAGAAGCTGCAAAAAATGGAGCACATATTGCGACAATTCCTTACAAAGTTTTAATGCAATTGTTCAAACATCCGTTAACAAATGCAGGAATTGACCAATTTTTAGCAGATTGGGAAAAACGAAATGTCTAA
- a CDS encoding class II fructose-bisphosphate aldolase, with translation MPLVSMKEMLITAKEQGYAVGQFNLNNLEFTQAILQAAKEENSPVILGVSEGAARYMGGFKTVVAMVEALIEDYDVQVPVAIHLDHGSSFESCAKAIHAGFTSVMIDASHHPFEENIEITSKVVELAHFHGVSVEAELGTVGGQEDDVIAEGVIYADANECEELVNRTGIDCLAPALGSVHGPYKGEPNLGFAEMKEIGDRTGLPLVLHGGTGIPTKDIQKAVSLGTAKINVNTENQIASAKTVREVLAAQPEQYDPRKYLGPARDAIKETVQGKMREFGSSNKA, from the coding sequence ATGCCTTTAGTATCAATGAAAGAAATGCTTATTACAGCAAAAGAACAAGGCTATGCAGTAGGTCAATTTAACTTAAATAACTTAGAGTTTACTCAAGCTATTCTTCAAGCAGCAAAAGAAGAAAACTCTCCAGTTATTCTTGGTGTATCTGAAGGTGCAGCGCGCTACATGGGCGGTTTCAAAACTGTTGTAGCAATGGTTGAAGCTCTAATCGAAGATTACGACGTTCAAGTACCAGTTGCAATTCACTTAGACCACGGTTCAAGCTTTGAATCATGTGCAAAAGCAATCCACGCTGGATTCACTTCTGTAATGATCGATGCTTCTCACCACCCATTTGAGGAAAACATTGAAATTACTTCTAAAGTAGTTGAACTAGCTCACTTCCACGGAGTATCTGTAGAAGCAGAACTAGGAACTGTTGGTGGACAAGAAGACGACGTTATTGCTGAGGGCGTTATCTATGCAGATGCTAACGAGTGTGAAGAACTTGTTAACCGCACAGGTATCGATTGCTTAGCTCCAGCATTAGGATCAGTTCACGGACCATACAAAGGTGAACCAAACCTAGGTTTTGCTGAAATGAAAGAAATCGGAGATCGTACAGGTTTACCATTAGTTCTACACGGTGGAACTGGTATCCCAACAAAAGATATCCAAAAAGCAGTTTCTTTAGGTACTGCTAAAATCAACGTAAACACTGAAAACCAAATTGCTTCAGCTAAAACTGTTCGTGAAGTATTAGCTGCGCAACCTGAACAATATGATCCACGTAAATACTTAGGACCTGCTCGCGATGCAATCAAAGAAACGGTTCAAGGTAAAATGCGTGAATTCGGTTCTTCTAACAAAGCATAA